The Deltaproteobacteria bacterium genome has a segment encoding these proteins:
- the clpB gene encoding ATP-dependent chaperone ClpB, which yields MRTDKLTIKAQEALADGQKIALEHENQQMEVEHLLLALLHQKEGVVIPLVQKIGADPTAIARELETEIEKFPRVAGAAGEYVSPKIRLIINQAEREAERLKDDYVSTEHLLIAIAESKDSKAGVLLKQHGITRDAIFRVLVSIRGSQRITDQNPEEKYQALERYARDLTQLARQGKLDPVIGRDEEVRRVIQVLSRRTKNNPVLIGEPGVGKTAIVEGLAGRIANGDIPETLKDKKVVALDLGSLIAGTKYRGEFEDRLKAVMKEIIRSDGQIVLFIDELHTLVGAGAAEGAVDASNLLKPALARGELRCVGATTLDEYRKHVEKDAALERRFQPVFVGEPTVEDTIAILRGLKERYEIHHGVRIQDSALVAAATLSHRYIADRFLPDKAIDLVDEAASKLRIEIASMPSEIDEIERKITQLQIEKKALGKEKDSPSAERLEKVDKELSALQDKSKGMKGHWQNEREAIGRIRKIKEEIEQTKIASSLAERQGDLNKAAELKYGKLHELNKSLEEENKKLSTLQKNQKMLREEVGEEDIAEIVAHWTGIPVSRMLEGEAQKLLHMEERLKARVVGQDHAINKVSNAVRRARAGLQDVNRPIGSFIFLGPTGVGKTETAKALAEFLFDNDSAMVRIDMSEFMEKHSVARLIGAPPGYVGYEEGGHLTEAVRRRPYAVILLDEIEKAHPDVFNILLQILDDGRLTDGHGRTVDFKNTVVIMTSNVGSQVILEAGENRKKAEKEIAAILKATFKPEFLNRIDDIIYFNSLDEGAIRKIVDIQVKHLAGLLEKRKMTIEFSPAVLDLLAKTGYDPVFGARPLKRTIQKLIQDPLSLEILSGNFKEEDSIRADCSSRGEIQFRKT from the coding sequence ATGAGAACCGACAAGCTTACAATCAAAGCCCAGGAGGCGCTGGCGGATGGGCAGAAGATCGCCCTCGAACACGAAAATCAGCAGATGGAGGTGGAACACCTCCTACTAGCCCTTCTGCACCAAAAAGAGGGCGTTGTCATCCCGCTGGTGCAAAAAATCGGCGCCGATCCCACGGCCATCGCCCGCGAACTGGAAACGGAGATTGAAAAATTTCCCCGCGTGGCCGGGGCGGCCGGCGAGTATGTCTCTCCCAAAATCCGATTGATCATCAACCAGGCTGAAAGGGAGGCCGAACGCCTTAAAGACGATTACGTTTCCACGGAGCATCTCCTTATCGCCATCGCCGAGTCGAAGGATTCAAAGGCGGGCGTCCTCTTAAAACAACATGGAATCACCCGCGACGCGATTTTTCGCGTTCTGGTTTCCATCCGCGGGAGCCAGCGGATTACCGACCAAAATCCGGAAGAAAAATATCAGGCCCTGGAGCGCTATGCCCGCGATCTCACCCAGCTTGCGCGGCAGGGAAAGCTTGACCCGGTCATCGGCCGGGACGAAGAGGTCCGGCGGGTGATTCAGGTCCTCTCCCGCCGGACAAAAAACAATCCCGTGCTGATCGGAGAGCCGGGCGTCGGCAAAACCGCGATTGTCGAGGGGCTGGCCGGCCGTATCGCCAACGGCGATATTCCGGAAACGTTGAAGGACAAAAAGGTGGTGGCGCTCGATCTGGGTTCGCTCATTGCCGGCACCAAGTATCGCGGCGAATTTGAGGACCGCCTGAAGGCGGTGATGAAGGAGATCATCCGGTCCGACGGGCAGATTGTTCTTTTTATCGACGAGCTTCATACTCTTGTTGGGGCGGGGGCCGCCGAAGGGGCGGTGGATGCATCAAATCTATTGAAACCAGCGCTGGCGCGTGGGGAGCTTCGCTGTGTCGGCGCCACGACGCTGGACGAATACCGGAAGCATGTGGAAAAAGATGCCGCGCTCGAGCGCCGTTTCCAGCCGGTCTTTGTCGGCGAACCGACGGTTGAGGACACCATCGCCATTCTCCGCGGCTTGAAGGAGCGCTACGAAATTCATCATGGCGTCCGAATCCAGGATTCTGCGTTGGTGGCGGCGGCGACTCTTTCTCATCGTTACATTGCCGACCGGTTCCTGCCGGACAAGGCGATCGACCTGGTGGACGAAGCGGCATCGAAACTGCGCATCGAAATCGCCTCGATGCCCTCCGAAATCGACGAAATCGAGCGGAAGATCACCCAACTGCAGATCGAAAAAAAGGCGCTCGGCAAGGAAAAGGATTCCCCATCGGCCGAGCGTCTTGAAAAAGTTGACAAGGAGTTGAGCGCCCTTCAGGACAAATCGAAAGGGATGAAGGGACACTGGCAGAACGAAAGAGAGGCGATCGGCCGGATTCGAAAAATCAAGGAGGAGATCGAACAGACAAAGATCGCTTCTTCACTTGCCGAACGGCAGGGGGATTTGAACAAGGCGGCGGAACTCAAATATGGGAAGCTTCACGAACTGAATAAAAGTCTGGAGGAAGAAAACAAAAAACTCTCCACACTTCAAAAAAACCAGAAAATGCTCCGCGAAGAGGTGGGGGAGGAGGACATTGCCGAAATTGTCGCCCACTGGACCGGCATTCCGGTCTCGCGGATGCTGGAAGGGGAGGCGCAAAAACTCCTCCATATGGAAGAGCGGTTAAAGGCGCGTGTGGTCGGGCAGGATCATGCGATCAACAAAGTTTCAAACGCCGTCCGTCGCGCCCGCGCCGGCCTGCAGGATGTCAACCGGCCCATCGGTTCCTTTATTTTTCTCGGTCCGACCGGCGTCGGCAAGACCGAGACGGCCAAAGCCCTCGCTGAATTTCTGTTCGACAACGACTCTGCGATGGTCCGGATCGACATGTCGGAGTTCATGGAAAAGCATTCGGTGGCCCGGCTGATCGGAGCCCCTCCCGGTTATGTCGGTTACGAAGAAGGGGGGCATTTGACCGAGGCCGTCCGCAGACGTCCCTATGCCGTTATTCTTTTGGACGAAATTGAAAAGGCGCATCCGGATGTTTTCAACATTCTCCTCCAGATATTGGACGATGGGCGCTTGACCGACGGCCATGGGCGAACCGTCGATTTCAAAAATACCGTTGTCATCATGACAAGCAATGTCGGCTCGCAGGTCATTCTGGAAGCGGGAGAAAACCGCAAAAAGGCCGAAAAAGAGATTGCGGCCATCCTGAAGGCCACTTTCAAACCGGAGTTTTTAAACCGGATTGACGATATTATTTATTTCAATTCGCTGGACGAGGGGGCCATCCGCAAAATTGTCGATATCCAGGTAAAACATCTGGCGGGTTTGCTGGAAAAACGAAAAATGACGATTGAATTTTCTCCCGCCGTCCTCGATCTTTTGGCCAAAACCGGCTACGACCCGGTCTTTGGCGCCCGGCCGCTGAAGCGGACGATTCAAAAACTGATCCAGGATCCTCTCTCCCTCGAAATCCTCTCCGGAAATTTCAAGGAAGAGGATTCCATCCGCGCCGATTGCTCGTCCAGAGGGGAGATACAATTTAGGAAGACCTGA
- a CDS encoding DUF1844 domain-containing protein: MDTEEKKESFEVKDKRLFNPDGTVRQEGDQSGASSEKEPPKKEEKKKPLPPPPNFEINFSTFVLSLASSIQINLGLIPHPATNKPEIDLVSAKQTIDILGMMEEKTKGNLSKEEEAILKQVLFELRMLYLEVSKK, from the coding sequence ATGGACACAGAAGAAAAAAAGGAGTCCTTTGAAGTGAAGGATAAGAGGTTGTTCAATCCCGATGGCACGGTGCGTCAGGAGGGGGATCAAAGCGGCGCCTCGTCGGAAAAAGAGCCGCCCAAAAAAGAAGAGAAAAAAAAGCCTCTCCCCCCGCCTCCCAATTTTGAAATCAATTTTTCCACCTTTGTCCTTTCGCTCGCCTCGTCGATCCAGATTAATCTGGGTTTGATTCCCCATCCCGCCACGAACAAGCCGGAGATTGATCTTGTCTCGGCCAAGCAGACCATCGACATCCTGGGAATGATGGAGGAAAAGACAAAAGGAAATTTGTCGAAGGAGGAAGAGGCGATCTTGAAGCAGGTTCTTTTTGAATTGCGCATGCTGTATCTGGAGGTTTCAAAGAAATGA
- a CDS encoding Do family serine endopeptidase, whose product MADSLKIPKAVSIAPPTSFSDLAEKVGPSVVNIATTKEIATRRLTPWGSDPFFRDFFGQAPPATSKKRTLNSLGTGFIINEKGDILTNNHVIEGADEIVVTLADGREIEATVVGRDKRLDIAVIRPKEEGSYPYSPLGDSDALKVGDWVVAIGNPFGLGHTVTAGIVSAKARVLGAGPYDDFIQTDASINPGNSGGPLFNTQGEVVGINTAIIQAGQGLGFAIPVNMAKEVIPQLISKGAVSRGWMGVAIGDLDSDEAKRMGIDASEGAYVAEAVAGGPAEKAGIRAGDVIVEFNGQAVKSSHSLPTMVAKLQPGAEANVVFLHEGKKYERSVTLGSLDQPQTTVAQGSQKVGEGLGVSVRDLTASEKQRVQGGVVVESVEEGSFAESIGIREGDLLLELNGQPIDDLKDFKKRMGEITKGGVIRLGLARGPSIYYFAFRKE is encoded by the coding sequence ATGGCCGATTCGCTGAAAATTCCAAAGGCGGTCAGCATCGCCCCGCCAACCAGTTTTTCCGATCTGGCCGAAAAAGTCGGGCCATCGGTTGTGAATATCGCGACCACCAAGGAAATCGCGACGCGCCGCCTCACCCCATGGGGCTCCGATCCCTTCTTCCGCGATTTTTTCGGGCAAGCTCCGCCGGCGACATCGAAAAAGCGGACCCTAAACAGCCTCGGCACCGGTTTTATCATCAACGAGAAGGGGGACATTCTCACCAACAATCATGTCATCGAGGGGGCCGATGAAATTGTCGTCACTCTGGCCGACGGGCGCGAGATCGAGGCGACAGTCGTGGGACGCGACAAACGTCTGGATATCGCCGTGATCCGTCCGAAGGAGGAGGGGAGTTATCCCTATTCGCCGCTGGGCGATTCCGATGCGCTCAAGGTAGGGGACTGGGTGGTGGCTATCGGGAACCCCTTCGGCCTCGGCCACACCGTGACCGCCGGCATCGTGTCTGCAAAAGCGCGCGTGCTCGGCGCGGGGCCGTACGACGATTTCATCCAGACCGACGCCTCCATCAATCCGGGCAACAGCGGGGGCCCGCTGTTCAACACGCAGGGGGAGGTGGTCGGCATCAACACGGCCATCATTCAGGCGGGGCAGGGGCTTGGCTTTGCCATTCCCGTCAACATGGCCAAGGAGGTGATTCCGCAGTTGATCTCCAAGGGGGCGGTTTCGCGGGGCTGGATGGGGGTGGCCATCGGCGACCTCGATTCCGACGAGGCAAAACGGATGGGGATCGACGCCTCGGAGGGGGCCTATGTGGCCGAGGCCGTTGCCGGCGGGCCGGCCGAAAAGGCGGGCATCCGGGCGGGAGATGTGATTGTGGAGTTCAACGGCCAGGCGGTGAAGAGTTCGCATTCGCTTCCGACAATGGTTGCGAAGCTTCAGCCGGGTGCGGAGGCAAACGTCGTTTTTCTTCATGAAGGGAAAAAATACGAGCGTTCCGTAACTCTTGGTTCCCTCGACCAGCCGCAGACGACGGTCGCACAGGGAAGCCAGAAAGTCGGCGAGGGGCTGGGAGTTTCGGTGCGCGACCTGACCGCGTCGGAAAAACAGAGGGTGCAGGGGGGGGTGGTTGTGGAGTCGGTGGAAGAGGGGAGTTTTGCTGAATCGATCGGCATCCGCGAGGGGGATTTGTTGTTGGAGTTGAATGGCCAGCCGATTGACGATTTGAAGGATTTTAAAAAGCGGATGGGAGAGATAACGAAGGGAGGGGTTATTCGCCTGGGCCTCGCCCGGGGGCCGAGCATCTACTATTTTGCCTTCAGAAAAGAATGA